The Cucumis melo cultivar AY chromosome 9, USDA_Cmelo_AY_1.0, whole genome shotgun sequence genome includes the window TTACTTCAATTATTTTCTAAATCATATCTATCTTCGAGCTACTTCCAGTGATCTAACAAACAAACCAGAAAGTACATTAAACTCTCTAGAGACCTGACAGAGGGTCTACATTCACAAAACCGACATACCTCCTGTTCAATAGCATCTCCTATTGCACAAGCAGCCACCACAACCTTGATATTACCGTGTTCACATCCCTTCATCAACATCCCCATCAACTTATGCATTGTGATTACTGACATCTTATCTGCAGGTAATTGAACAAAATAAGGAGCATATGGAGCTCgaggtttcttccctttctggATTAATTCTTGCTCTTTATTTATAGCCTCTTGAAAAGGCTCGAACCAGCCAAGGAACAAGGACTTTACGTACGGCAAATTAGGTGCTAACTTCTGCTTACACATGTCCTCTAATAGCTCCTTGTACTCCTTCACTGCCTTTTCCCACGCCTCAGCCTCTACGGTCACCTGCCTCCTCCTCAGCATTAGATACTTCGAATGTGGCATTCCCTTCACCGTTTTCAGCCTCGTCTCTTCTTTGCTCATCTCTTGCAATAACTCCTGAACTTCACCGTCAAGAGATGCATCTTCGTCCACATCTGTTGAAGAAACCGCCTCAGCAACACTAGAATATCCTTTTGGGCACAACCCATTTAACCCAATTCGAGCTCCCATAGACCCAAAACAGAATCTGCTTCTATAGTAATCTTCCTGAGACAAAATTTGATTTCGACCAACACCCATTTGAAAAAACCCAAACTTCGGAAGTGAACTAGGAACAAGATTACCAGAAATCAATTTATCGCGAAATAAAGACTCGTTAGGACGACCCAGAACGCCATTGAAGCGGGAAAAGCAACGCCAATCAGGATGAAACTGCCGGTTCCTACAAATACCTCGCTTTGCAATGGTCTTCCACATAGACGTGGAAATCATTGAAGAGTTTTGATGAAAACTTGTGCGCAGGCGGTTTCAATAGAAAGAAATTATCGAACTTGCTGGTAGGATTGGAAGAACACAGGCAGAAGGGCATTAAACTACATGAAATTGCTCCATAAGAAAGGTACGAACATAATTTGGTGACACTGAAGAGAAGAGTTCGATAAACAGAAAATTTTGTAGAAGCAAAAGGAACTCAAAGGGGTAGATGGAGAAGTAGCCGCCACAAGGCTTAAACCCTTCCAAAACCATAGGTATGAAGTGAACTTTCGAAATATATTTCGTACTTACAGGCAAAACAAATATTTCCCGACACAATTTCAAGTTGAGGAAATTTTACAcataaatttttcataaatgtaactaaaTATTAAACTATTTGtaacaaatttcataaaatttgCTATTTCTTACTTTGTTCtacatctttcttctcttttttaggGATTTTTCATAGTCCttcttttccttccttttttttcctttcgaTTGTTTCATTGTTGTTCGATTTTTTTcgtcgtttttcttttttttctcttttttcttttgcaatttctttatttcttcttttcctttttttatttctttcgaTCGTCTTCCTTTTTTACAATCATTTgagtaactaaatctaaacaatcgtatacaaaaaatagtaaaatttaaaagaatttaaagaaacaattgtgtaaaaaaataaatgatcgcgtaaaaaaataaataattatgtataaaaaatattgaaaaaaatcatttagagtagcaaaatgtaaatgattgcgtaaaaaaaataatcgtgtaaaaaaaataaatgatataaagaatcttgaaaagaaaTCGTTTATATTGGAATAGTCAAATATAgaagatcgtgtaaaaaaataaacaatgggtaaaaaaaattaaattatgtaaaagaattaaaaaatcgtgtaacaaaattaaatagacattattcatcaaaattaaatagacatGATAGATAGTACGCATATCTAGTTTGTCggggtattttttgtattttacatgaTGGGCTAGGCTATTTCCGTTTTCGAAGTTGTTCtaataatgtaaatattttgccgttttgttatattttttaaaagacctcaATTTTATAATTTGAGATTTATTCATCAAAATTGTTTCTTTATAATCTATGGATATTTTTAGGTTAATGCAGTAAGTAAAGGAAGAATTGTCTTATGAAAATACTTATAAATTACACCAAAGTTTCATATTCTATCAATCATAAATAGACATTAATAGATAGTCTGTCGATAATGAATcgttttgatatatttttataaatattttgatttaatttgctatatttgaaaatgtctcaTCTCCATGATAATTAAATAATAGTCTAACACCGTGATCTTTATATTGTATATCttttgattaattttgttatatttgagaataaccttaaaaataattatgaaatggAACGAGTgaaatgttaaaattaattttaatagtaaaaaagaaaagcaacttatttattttaattagtttGAAATAATTAATAGTAGATGCTAATATCTGAGCTTAATATTTAggtggaaaaaaaattgagattGAAACTGGTCTCGAATCTCAATAGTATAATTGTTTCATTtcgaaattaaaaaaaaaaactaaattgagACTAAATTCAATAACTAACATGTAACATTTTGGAATTTATACTTGAAACAATAATAGTATTTTTCGTTTAATTACAGGCAACATCTAGCCACTCACGCATATTTAATTCTTTCAATCTTAAGCGTTTTTAGGCTAACATAAGTAAAAGAGAGATTACATCATACTCTTCTTGTCAATACTgatcaaaaataataatataagaatGATTACAAGATGATGTCAAAGTTACAAGAGCACGAGTTACTTTGTTTGCCTCCCAATTTTAACCTAATATATTGTTTTGGGTAAATTGTGGGTTTAAGAGCTCATTTTGAGtgaacactttttttttttgtatagacaATTTTAAAGTACCTTTATCAACCAAACTCAAACTTTTAGGACAAATTAGAGAGAAATTTATCTTTTGCCTTATGATTAAACAGTCTCACTCGAAATAAAGAATACAACTTTTTTACCCCGTAATTATGATGTAAATTTATTACATCGTTTTCTCTATCAATGTTGCTTGGCACAAAccaaaaaaacatatatttctattaatatttgttaatataaagtagactaaacaAGAGCCAGGAGGTAAAATGGCAAAATGGCAAAGACAATACACATTAACTAATCTAAAACCATGGAGCTTCAATCtcatttttaatgttttcaaaaagtttcaaTCAAGCCTCTACTCAACAACATTCTAAGAATTGGTTGTACcaattgaaacaaaaaaaaacggAGTAGGCTAAAGTATAAATGGGAAAAATAGTGACATGAAATACTAAAACAAACTAAAATACTTCTCATATTTTCCCTTTCCAACACAAGTTCAAATTAGATTTTACATTCCCAAATGAAGAGTAAGAACATTCCAAACTTGTTCATTTTCCCGAAGGGGgaaaaaaatacaacattttgtgTAGAGAGTTTGAATGACAAACCTGTGAAGGAAACTCCATTTCTATAAGAGTTGGAAATGGTAACAAAGTTAACACACACCATACACAATCAAACTTTGAAAGGAAGGGAGAAGGGTTAGATTTATTAGTTGTGAGCATATAGAAGATGCATAAATACTCCTTGGTTAAATCAATTTCCTACCTTTACTTTCAATGGTGAAAACCAATGATTTTTAGACTTCTTCAACCAAACCAACCAACAAATAGTTAAACACTCACGAAAATTAAGCTTCGACTCGAGTAAACTGCTCTGCTATACATGAGTCGCCGTGGGTTTGAAACAATCTATATTGCATAATCCAACCGATCTCACCATGTCCCCAAACCTGCAAGAGAGTACAATGCTCAAAATTATCAGAAGACATTGTAAACATGTTAATGGATATGCTATGAAGTGAACTTCAGGGAAAAGAAATGAGAGGATAGCAAAATGACAGCATGAGTTTCAGCTATGAGAAAATTGGTAGGCAGACCGGTCAATACTGTTCCTCGCTCTCTCTGGCTGGTCTGCACAAGTCGCCAACTTCTCCGGTCTATCTAACATCTTTCTTGACCTGTCTCCATTACCATTTGCAACTTTAACTTTTTCCCTACAGTCCGTACTAATCTTTGGCTTTTCTCTCTGATCAACGCTCATTCTGGTTTTCTCTCTTTGATCTGTGCTGGGTCTAGACTTTTCTCTGAAGTCAGTGCTGTTTCGTGGAATATCGAGCTGATTCGCGAGTAGTCCAGGTCCGCTCCTAGGCTGTGATTTCCCAATGGCAGAAATGAACTTCTTGAGATGCTTTATGTATTGCGGGTAAAGCTCCAAGTCACAATGGTTTCCTCCTTTTATCCATAACGGCTCGTACTTCTCTTTACAAAGATCCCAAAGTTGTTTTCCATGGGACCAGTCAACAACTTCATCAGCAGTCCCCTAGCAGGACACGAGAAAATACATATAATACCATTTGTAAGGTAGATTCCAGTAATCAATCATATGGCCGATGGTGTATCATTTAACATGCAAGAAACAGTCAAATATGCTAAATAGGTTCAACCAGTTAATTCAAGGCTCATATTTGTTATCACATATCAGGCAGGCATATACATCAAAATGAAACACGCAGTCGCCACTTGTGTACATATGAACAAAAGAAACAGCTTACATCCACCTCAAGTCCAGCATTGAATTTAATGTCTCTTTTCTCTTCGTTCTACACTGCCGCATGACATGCTTCAAACATGAAAATTAAGTCTTTTATATTATTAAGGCGATGTGTTAACTAGAATCCACTCAATCGAGTGAGTTAAATTCATTGAGATAGtagtgatttttctttttttacaatatGCAGGGTACCCTCAAGGTTGATAATACAAATTTAGATCAGTACTTGAAATATGCTCATGTTGGTAAGTTAGCAATGAGATACAGCAAAATTACCACAATAAACCACAACTATGTTTTGAAATGGAAGGTATGAAAGAATTTGGAAGTCCAAACCAAAAGCTATTTCTCCAACTCCAAAGTATTTGTCTCGCAAGATGTTTTACAGGTTCTACACCAAATCAGCAGGAATACAACTATGACGCAACGAATAACAAAAGGCCTTTCATTTTGTCCTTGAGCTTCTAATGATTTCTAGTTTCTACGGTGGGTCTTAAAAAGCTAAATGCATGACCTATGAAACTTACATTAACAAATGGGTGTCAAACTGTTAAAGGTCTTCAAACTCTTAAGGACAACAGAGAGTATTGTTTCAAATGGAGTAATTTTAAGTTATTAACTCGCACTATTTGCCTGGTTTTGATTTTGCATTGCATATGTTTCAGAAAGTAGGAGAAAGGCCACCGAAATAGCAAAATACAATGCTGCAGGGAGAGCATTTTGTGATCGACAATATGTCGGAAAGGGGATTCTGACATCATACCCTTTTAGTTGTGGATATAGTGTCTTAACTGTTTGCTCGAATTAATTGCTACAACAAGATAATTACACTCCTAATACGTAAATTTTTTTCAGAAGAAAATAACCAAGACCTATAAGCCTTTTCAATAGCATTTAAGAATGTAATTTTATGGTAATCCGCCAATGAGTCAAACAATGTTTGAGGGCTTACTTTGTTACTACTCTACAGTACACCAACTGTCCACATTTTCGAGCATTCAAGATCTTAGTAATCACCAGATGTTCGAAAGGATACTCACATGAATTACAAGAACTGGACAATTGACCAATGGGATTTTGTCAATATTCTGCAATatagaaaaatggaagaaatgacCATCAAATTCAGTTTCATAACATAACCTTACGTAAAATTTAGTAATTAATGAATTTACACCTTATAAATGTCGAACCAGAATGTTCGCTTCACTGGATACATGACTCGAACACCTGACAAGATTGGACTGTGAAGAACTATCGCCCTCAAGTTCGGTAAccgagtagccaaatctaaagtGGGTCCACTGCCAACTGATTGCCCATATAAGATAACATCTTCCTCCTTTGCCCCATACTTCTCCACTAAGCATCTATACACAGCTTCAATGTCTGCATAAGTATTCTGCTCACTTGGCTGGAGAAAGGGAGAATCCCAGAAAGAAAAGTCAGCTACATCCAATTCGGTAGAACACTAAAGCCCAGACTTCAAATTTCAATCAGAAAAGAATCTTCGACTCAAAAGATACTATGCAAATTTTAGTTAACCAAAAAGATAGCTCAAACTTACTCAACATGGTATATTTAGTCATTTGTAGTATTCTTGATACTCCCTATCATCTGTAGGTTCAAAAATTAACAAGATCTCCTCACCCATCAGTTTTAATTGAAGAGGAAAGGCATGGATTTGGAAGCATAAACAGAGAAAACAGAGAGCATTTCTTCCCACTTCTCCCTTCAATAATCCCTCTTTTAAGCAGCATGACAAGAAACAAATCATAATAGTCTTAACTTCTCTTCCTATGATAGAACAGACAAAGCTAAAAACAAAGCCATAGATCCCGAGATTCCAAAGATTTCCATCCTATACAAAAGTTACTAACAGAATCAAATCGACACGAAAAAAAATAAGACTTCATACCTTTCCAGTAGATTGACCATATCCCGAATAATCGTacctaaaaaggaaaaagatgtACATAATGACAAAAACAgctttcgaaaaaaaaaaaaacccagaTTCACATCAGTTAAATACAAAGCATAAACCAAAAAGTTCACAAACCCCATCAAGTTGACTCGAAGATGAACACTAAGCTCCACAAACAAGTCGTACATCTGCCCTAAATCAGCAGCGTTCCCATGAGAGTAAAGCAACGTTAAATTAGCCGATAGATTCTTTACATACAGAGCCACAACTTGGTTCCCTCTCTTTGTACTAAGCTTCAAAACATCAACATTTCCCCTCGTTGCTACCTCCGTCATCACCAACTTCCCACTACCCTCCTCCACCTCTTCCACCTTATACGACGGCGGATTCGGAGGAAAAAACGCAAACTTCGCCGCCATGGACGATGTTACCGTCCCCATCtccaattcaaaaaaaaaacccaataacaaaaaagaaaaaaaagcctCAGATCAAACAAACACTGAACATTACCCAATACCCCTTAAAACAATCTcaggagaaagaagaaaaacataaaaacaacAAACAGAAGAATCCGGggtgggattttttttttgtttattgagTGGTGATGAATCTTAAGGAAGAATAAAAAAGGAATGGAAATGTGGGATTAGGGTTGGGAAAATGGGGGGATTTGAGGTCGGAAAGTgggaaaagaaatggaaaagaaaatggaggttTTTCCGGCGGGGAAGGGGATGGGGGTGGAAGCACGTGCGGGAATTATTGGGAGAGGAGCCGGAAGGGAGAGGAGGGGGAGTCCAGTGGTGACAGTGATGTGTGAGAAAGAAAAAGTACAGCTCATTGACTGAATGACACGTGTCCTTGTAGGGTAGGGAGATGGATGAGCGGAGGACAGAGATTGGGTTGTTGTTTTTACTGCGTCACAGGCAAAGCACAACAACGGACCTTTTttctattattctttttaattttctcttcTGTTAAAAATTGCTTCTTTTAGAATCTAAAAAGACACTTTTTGGTTAATGTTGATAAAAAAACAGCTACCAGCTTTTAtgaaaagttttaaattttttagtttcttttacCTTTTTGTTTGTGGACTAATAATTTTGTTCagatttatttctatttacTACACATATTCTAATTAAAAACTCATGTTTTGATTTGATTCAGTATTTTAAACTCGATTTGAATAcaacttttattttgttttaataatttcCAAATTCAACTTTCTCTTTCTCGCGTCTCGTAATCTCATTTTCATTTCGTTTTGAATTACtcatgtttttcaaaaaaaaaatttaagattttatgtatttatttagttaaaaattagctttcaatttggatgaaatttttctttactgttgaagatgaaaaatgataaataataaaTTGTTGTGAATTTGAAATGACATATGTTAAAGGAATTTTTTTTCGAAATCTTTAAAAAACGCAAATTGTTTACCCTCCGTAGAAAGATAAAAATTCAATAGAATtgacaaaaaaatattttgtcaatttttttgttttttgttttttaatttttctaaaccCCTCGATCATTATAAACTAAAATTGTTAGCTTCGTgatgttttatgtttttgtttttaggaCCAAAAagagtttttctttctttatgtaTTTTGGTAGTACTAATAGCTACCTTTGTTAATTTAGTCTTTTAGCGTGTTTAAAGTTTcattttataactatttttattttagtttctaaaaactaaaaggtaatttaaaacaaatattgTCCATAACTATAATAACCACCCCTTGCTACAGTAAAACACTATTTAAAAGTCTCTAATTAGGTTCAGTAAATGTTATTTCAAAACTTTCGATTTGCtactatttttcattttttattgtttgCTATACTACTTTCTTATCAaactatatataattaatttattgaaa containing:
- the LOC103498555 gene encoding uncharacterized protein LOC103498555; protein product: MGTVTSSMAAKFAFFPPNPPSYKVEEVEEGSGKLVMTEVATRGNVDVLKLSTKRGNQVVALYVKNLSANLTLLYSHGNAADLGQMYDLFVELSVHLRVNLMGYDYSGYGQSTGKPSEQNTYADIEAVYRCLVEKYGAKEEDVILYGQSVGSGPTLDLATRLPNLRAIVLHSPILSGVRVMYPVKRTFWFDIYKNIDKIPLVNCPVLVIHGTADEVVDWSHGKQLWDLCKEKYEPLWIKGGNHCDLELYPQYIKHLKKFISAIGKSQPRSGPGLLANQLDIPRNSTDFREKSRPSTDQREKTRMSVDQREKPKISTDCREKVKVANGNGDRSRKMLDRPEKLATCADQPERARNSIDRFGDMVRSVGLCNIDCFKPTATHV